A genomic region of Carassius carassius chromosome 27, fCarCar2.1, whole genome shotgun sequence contains the following coding sequences:
- the cep57l1 gene encoding centrosomal protein CEP57L1 isoform X2, which produces MDHLRDQSLNLDSPSKQSYVGSFYQPPEKLSRPLYMNTATHPQERKRSGVQDISPQLYQTVPDAGSRAVIAALKTLQEKMRRLELERVQAERNVQHFSKTVRYQADASAQREPDHSTQENHSTQRKELVSKLHSTETRCSLLEKQLDYMRKMVEHAERERITHTHRQDSMCRESTQTDPQVQTQLNKLERLEKDYLKLTSTQSIAERKIELLEQKLLKEQHECKIVQEKAEELQRELENNLVSLSAVIQPKGKKKKKEKSSCKKPSSMKSTSPSHSVNANVQSVLHLMKHRNPRLCERVSALQKSVSGNQRAQRRPPSSPSIAASTLGSLSDLLLALQDELGQMSLEHQELVKQIDETSKQELHDDLERELDCLVKRMEEKAAQISKLRKHQQTVQKLSQPSCSPKQKQQKHHRASSVEGKTRAQSGVQPPPPSPVKASASTGQKQNRSSQESLRLLRETQKLCPSLCRQDIVWET; this is translated from the exons ATGGATCACTTAAGAGATCAG AGTCTGAATTTGGACTCCCCATCTAAACAGAGTTATGTTGGCAGTTTTTACCAACCTCCAGAGAAACTGTCAAGACCTCTGTACATGAACACAGCCACACATCCACAGGAAAGAAAGCGCTCTGGTGTGCAGGACATCAGCCCACAGCTTTATCAAACAGTACCCGATGCTGGAAGCAGAG CTGTGATAGCAGCCCTGAAAACACTGCAGGAGAAGATGCGACGCTTGGAGCTGGAGAGAGTTCAGGCAGAGAGGAACGTACAGCATTTCTCGAAGACTGTTCGATATCAGGCGGATGCTTCTGCACAGAGAGAACCGGATCACAGCACACAAGAGAATCACTCTACACAGAGGAAAG AGCTGGTTTCCAAGCTTCATTCCACGGAAACACGCTGCTCTCTGCTGGAAAAACAGCTCGACTACATGAGGAAAATGGTGGagcatgcagagagagagagaatcacccacacacacagacag GACTCTATGTGTAGGGAAAGCACACAAACAGACCCACAAGTGCAGACACAGCTCAACAAATTGGAAAGACTGGAAAAGGATTATCTAAAACTCACCAGTACGCAGTCTATAGCTGAG AGGAAGATTGAGCTCTTAGAACAGAAACTTTTAAAGGAGCAACATGAATGCAAAATTGTGCAGGAGAAAGCCGAGGAG TTGCAGCGAGAGCTTGAAAACAATCTCGTTTCCCTTTCTGCTGTGATTCAACCTAAAggcaagaaaaagaagaaagaaaagtcctcttgcaag AAGCCCTCCTCGATGAAG tcgaCCAGTCCCAGTCACTCAGTCAATGCCAATGTTCAGAGTGTTTTGCACCTGATGAAGCACAGAAACCCACGGCTGTGTGAGAGAGTCAGTGCACTGCAGAAGTCCGTTTCTGGGAACCAGCGGGCCCAGCGCAGACCTCCGTCCTCCCCCAGCATAGCAGCTTCCACACTGGGCAGCCTTTCTGATCTTCTGCTCGCCCTTCAGGATGAACTGGGACAGATGAGCTT ggaACACCAGGAGCTGGTCAAGCAGATAGATGAGACCTCTAAACAAGAGCTTCATGACGATCTGGAGCGAGAGCTGGACTGTCTGGTCAAGAGAATGGAGGAGAAAGCAGCTCAAATCTCCAAACTGCGCAAGCATCAGCAAACA GTTCAGAAACTCTCCCAGCCATCTTGTAGCCCCAAGCAAAAGCAGCAGAAGCATCACAGGGCTTCCAGCGTAGAGGGTAAAACCAGGGCACAGAGTGGGGTACAACCACCGCCACCATCCCCTGTCAAAGCCTCGGCCAGCACGGGACAGAAACAGAACAGGAGCAGTCAAGAGTCCCTGAGGCTCCTCAGAGAGACACAGAAACTGTGCCCTAGCCTCTGCAGACAGGACATTGTTTGGGAGACGTAG
- the cep57l1 gene encoding centrosomal protein CEP57L1 isoform X3, giving the protein MDHLRDQSLNLDSPSKQSYVGSFYQPPEKLSRPLYMNTATHPQERKRSGVQDISPQLYQTVPDAGSRAVIAALKTLQEKMRRLELERVQAERNVQHFSKTVRYQADASAQREPDHSTQENHSTQRKELVSKLHSTETRCSLLEKQLDYMRKMVEHAERERITHTHRQDSMCRESTQTDPQVQTQLNKLERLEKDYLKLTSTQSIAERKIELLEQKLLKEQHECKIVQEKAEELQRELENNLVSLSAVIQPKGKKKKKEKSSCKSTSPSHSVNANVQSVLHLMKHRNPRLCERVSALQKSVSGNQRAQRRPPSSPSIAASTLGSLSDLLLALQDELGQMSLEHQELVKQIDETSKQELHDDLERELDCLVKRMEEKAAQISKLRKHQQTVQKLSQPSCSPKQKQQKHHRASSVEGKTRAQSGVQPPPPSPVKASASTGQKQNRSSQESLRLLRETQKLCPSLCRQDIVWET; this is encoded by the exons ATGGATCACTTAAGAGATCAG AGTCTGAATTTGGACTCCCCATCTAAACAGAGTTATGTTGGCAGTTTTTACCAACCTCCAGAGAAACTGTCAAGACCTCTGTACATGAACACAGCCACACATCCACAGGAAAGAAAGCGCTCTGGTGTGCAGGACATCAGCCCACAGCTTTATCAAACAGTACCCGATGCTGGAAGCAGAG CTGTGATAGCAGCCCTGAAAACACTGCAGGAGAAGATGCGACGCTTGGAGCTGGAGAGAGTTCAGGCAGAGAGGAACGTACAGCATTTCTCGAAGACTGTTCGATATCAGGCGGATGCTTCTGCACAGAGAGAACCGGATCACAGCACACAAGAGAATCACTCTACACAGAGGAAAG AGCTGGTTTCCAAGCTTCATTCCACGGAAACACGCTGCTCTCTGCTGGAAAAACAGCTCGACTACATGAGGAAAATGGTGGagcatgcagagagagagagaatcacccacacacacagacag GACTCTATGTGTAGGGAAAGCACACAAACAGACCCACAAGTGCAGACACAGCTCAACAAATTGGAAAGACTGGAAAAGGATTATCTAAAACTCACCAGTACGCAGTCTATAGCTGAG AGGAAGATTGAGCTCTTAGAACAGAAACTTTTAAAGGAGCAACATGAATGCAAAATTGTGCAGGAGAAAGCCGAGGAG TTGCAGCGAGAGCTTGAAAACAATCTCGTTTCCCTTTCTGCTGTGATTCAACCTAAAggcaagaaaaagaagaaagaaaagtcctcttgcaag tcgaCCAGTCCCAGTCACTCAGTCAATGCCAATGTTCAGAGTGTTTTGCACCTGATGAAGCACAGAAACCCACGGCTGTGTGAGAGAGTCAGTGCACTGCAGAAGTCCGTTTCTGGGAACCAGCGGGCCCAGCGCAGACCTCCGTCCTCCCCCAGCATAGCAGCTTCCACACTGGGCAGCCTTTCTGATCTTCTGCTCGCCCTTCAGGATGAACTGGGACAGATGAGCTT ggaACACCAGGAGCTGGTCAAGCAGATAGATGAGACCTCTAAACAAGAGCTTCATGACGATCTGGAGCGAGAGCTGGACTGTCTGGTCAAGAGAATGGAGGAGAAAGCAGCTCAAATCTCCAAACTGCGCAAGCATCAGCAAACA GTTCAGAAACTCTCCCAGCCATCTTGTAGCCCCAAGCAAAAGCAGCAGAAGCATCACAGGGCTTCCAGCGTAGAGGGTAAAACCAGGGCACAGAGTGGGGTACAACCACCGCCACCATCCCCTGTCAAAGCCTCGGCCAGCACGGGACAGAAACAGAACAGGAGCAGTCAAGAGTCCCTGAGGCTCCTCAGAGAGACACAGAAACTGTGCCCTAGCCTCTGCAGACAGGACATTGTTTGGGAGACGTAG
- the cep57l1 gene encoding centrosomal protein CEP57L1 isoform X1, whose translation MDHLRDQSLNLDSPSKQSYVGSFYQPPEKLSRPLYMNTATHPQERKRSGVQDISPQLYQTVPDAGSRAVIAALKTLQEKMRRLELERVQAERNVQHFSKTVRYQADASAQREPDHSTQENHSTQRKELVSKLHSTETRCSLLEKQLDYMRKMVEHAERERITHTHRQDSMCRESTQTDPQVQTQLNKLERLEKDYLKLTSTQSIAERKIELLEQKLLKEQHECKIVQEKAEELQRELENNLVSLSAVIQPKGKKKKKEKSSCKKPSSMKVEAKHLPFVAGTSTSPSHSVNANVQSVLHLMKHRNPRLCERVSALQKSVSGNQRAQRRPPSSPSIAASTLGSLSDLLLALQDELGQMSLEHQELVKQIDETSKQELHDDLERELDCLVKRMEEKAAQISKLRKHQQTVQKLSQPSCSPKQKQQKHHRASSVEGKTRAQSGVQPPPPSPVKASASTGQKQNRSSQESLRLLRETQKLCPSLCRQDIVWET comes from the exons ATGGATCACTTAAGAGATCAG AGTCTGAATTTGGACTCCCCATCTAAACAGAGTTATGTTGGCAGTTTTTACCAACCTCCAGAGAAACTGTCAAGACCTCTGTACATGAACACAGCCACACATCCACAGGAAAGAAAGCGCTCTGGTGTGCAGGACATCAGCCCACAGCTTTATCAAACAGTACCCGATGCTGGAAGCAGAG CTGTGATAGCAGCCCTGAAAACACTGCAGGAGAAGATGCGACGCTTGGAGCTGGAGAGAGTTCAGGCAGAGAGGAACGTACAGCATTTCTCGAAGACTGTTCGATATCAGGCGGATGCTTCTGCACAGAGAGAACCGGATCACAGCACACAAGAGAATCACTCTACACAGAGGAAAG AGCTGGTTTCCAAGCTTCATTCCACGGAAACACGCTGCTCTCTGCTGGAAAAACAGCTCGACTACATGAGGAAAATGGTGGagcatgcagagagagagagaatcacccacacacacagacag GACTCTATGTGTAGGGAAAGCACACAAACAGACCCACAAGTGCAGACACAGCTCAACAAATTGGAAAGACTGGAAAAGGATTATCTAAAACTCACCAGTACGCAGTCTATAGCTGAG AGGAAGATTGAGCTCTTAGAACAGAAACTTTTAAAGGAGCAACATGAATGCAAAATTGTGCAGGAGAAAGCCGAGGAG TTGCAGCGAGAGCTTGAAAACAATCTCGTTTCCCTTTCTGCTGTGATTCAACCTAAAggcaagaaaaagaagaaagaaaagtcctcttgcaag AAGCCCTCCTCGATGAAGGTGGAGGCTAAACACCTTCCGTTTGTGGCTGGAACA tcgaCCAGTCCCAGTCACTCAGTCAATGCCAATGTTCAGAGTGTTTTGCACCTGATGAAGCACAGAAACCCACGGCTGTGTGAGAGAGTCAGTGCACTGCAGAAGTCCGTTTCTGGGAACCAGCGGGCCCAGCGCAGACCTCCGTCCTCCCCCAGCATAGCAGCTTCCACACTGGGCAGCCTTTCTGATCTTCTGCTCGCCCTTCAGGATGAACTGGGACAGATGAGCTT ggaACACCAGGAGCTGGTCAAGCAGATAGATGAGACCTCTAAACAAGAGCTTCATGACGATCTGGAGCGAGAGCTGGACTGTCTGGTCAAGAGAATGGAGGAGAAAGCAGCTCAAATCTCCAAACTGCGCAAGCATCAGCAAACA GTTCAGAAACTCTCCCAGCCATCTTGTAGCCCCAAGCAAAAGCAGCAGAAGCATCACAGGGCTTCCAGCGTAGAGGGTAAAACCAGGGCACAGAGTGGGGTACAACCACCGCCACCATCCCCTGTCAAAGCCTCGGCCAGCACGGGACAGAAACAGAACAGGAGCAGTCAAGAGTCCCTGAGGCTCCTCAGAGAGACACAGAAACTGTGCCCTAGCCTCTGCAGACAGGACATTGTTTGGGAGACGTAG
- the cd164 gene encoding sialomucin core protein 24 isoform X2: MFWRLFFVTILLALFGSLTSQGFTQDEDCSLLKSCEACGNVTHCQWMQCSDEPKFLCFNGSAENQTQTSCFSVNCTTGPSPSPSPSPSPTPSVNPTTNATINATTTGPTTAVVPTGNSTVTNVTSMSSTAAPAPSPSPSPSPSKSSTFDGASFIGGIVLVLGLQAVIFFLYKFCRSKDRNYHTL, from the exons ATGTTTTGGAGGCTTTTCTTCGTGACAATATTACTAGCCCTCTTCGGATCGTTGACAAGCCAGGGATTTACGCAGG ATGAAGACTGTAGTTTATTGAAATCCTGTGAAGCATGTGGAAATGTGACTCACTGCCAGTGGATGCAGTGTTCAG ATGAGCCaaagtttttatgttttaatggcAGTGCTGAGAACCAAACGCAAACCAGCTGCTTCAGTGTGAACTGCACCA CAGGGCCGAGCCCGAGCCCGAGCCCGAGCCCGAGCC CGACCCCGTCAGTGAACCCCACCACAAATGCTACCATCAATG ctaCCACAACAGGCCCAACCACAGCAGTTGTTCCGACTGGAAACAGCACAGTCACAA ATGTCACGTCCATGTCTTCTACTGCTGCTCCTGCTCCTTCACCTTCTCCTTCTCCATCTCCATCTAAATCATCCACATTTGATGGCGCCAGTTTCATCGGTGGAATTGTGTTAGTCCTTGGCCTTCAAGCGGTCATCTTTTTCCTTTACAAGTTCTGCAGATCCAAGGATCGCAACTACCACACCCTGTAA
- the cd164 gene encoding sialomucin core protein 24 isoform X3, with translation MFWRLFFVTILLALFGSLTSQGFTQDEDCSLLKSCEACGNVTHCQWMQCSDEPKFLCFNGSAENQTQTSCFSVNCTRPSPSPSPSPSPTPSVNPTTNATINATTTGPTTAVVPTGNSTVTNVTSMSSTAAPAPSPSPSPSPSKSSTFDGASFIGGIVLVLGLQAVIFFLYKFCRSKDRNYHTL, from the exons ATGTTTTGGAGGCTTTTCTTCGTGACAATATTACTAGCCCTCTTCGGATCGTTGACAAGCCAGGGATTTACGCAGG ATGAAGACTGTAGTTTATTGAAATCCTGTGAAGCATGTGGAAATGTGACTCACTGCCAGTGGATGCAGTGTTCAG ATGAGCCaaagtttttatgttttaatggcAGTGCTGAGAACCAAACGCAAACCAGCTGCTTCAGTGTGAACTGCACCA GGCCGAGCCCGAGCCCGAGCCCGAGCCCGAGCC CGACCCCGTCAGTGAACCCCACCACAAATGCTACCATCAATG ctaCCACAACAGGCCCAACCACAGCAGTTGTTCCGACTGGAAACAGCACAGTCACAA ATGTCACGTCCATGTCTTCTACTGCTGCTCCTGCTCCTTCACCTTCTCCTTCTCCATCTCCATCTAAATCATCCACATTTGATGGCGCCAGTTTCATCGGTGGAATTGTGTTAGTCCTTGGCCTTCAAGCGGTCATCTTTTTCCTTTACAAGTTCTGCAGATCCAAGGATCGCAACTACCACACCCTGTAA
- the cd164 gene encoding sialomucin core protein 24 isoform X1 — protein MFWRLFFVTILLALFGSLTSQGFTQDEDCSLLKSCEACGNVTHCQWMQCSDEPKFLCFNGSAENQTQTSCFSVNCTTGPSPSPSPSPSLTPSLTPSLTPTPSVNPTTNATINATTTGPTTAVVPTGNSTVTNVTSMSSTAAPAPSPSPSPSPSKSSTFDGASFIGGIVLVLGLQAVIFFLYKFCRSKDRNYHTL, from the exons ATGTTTTGGAGGCTTTTCTTCGTGACAATATTACTAGCCCTCTTCGGATCGTTGACAAGCCAGGGATTTACGCAGG ATGAAGACTGTAGTTTATTGAAATCCTGTGAAGCATGTGGAAATGTGACTCACTGCCAGTGGATGCAGTGTTCAG ATGAGCCaaagtttttatgttttaatggcAGTGCTGAGAACCAAACGCAAACCAGCTGCTTCAGTGTGAACTGCACCA CAGGGCCGAGCCCGAGCCCGAGCCCGAGCCCGAGCCTGACCCCGAGCCTGACCCCGAGCCTGACCCCGACCCCGTCAGTGAACCCCACCACAAATGCTACCATCAATG ctaCCACAACAGGCCCAACCACAGCAGTTGTTCCGACTGGAAACAGCACAGTCACAA ATGTCACGTCCATGTCTTCTACTGCTGCTCCTGCTCCTTCACCTTCTCCTTCTCCATCTCCATCTAAATCATCCACATTTGATGGCGCCAGTTTCATCGGTGGAATTGTGTTAGTCCTTGGCCTTCAAGCGGTCATCTTTTTCCTTTACAAGTTCTGCAGATCCAAGGATCGCAACTACCACACCCTGTAA
- the cd164 gene encoding sialomucin core protein 24 isoform X4: MFWRLFFVTILLALFGSLTSQGFTQDEDCSLLKSCEACGNVTHCQWMQCSDEPKFLCFNGSAENQTQTSCFSVNCTSTPSPSPSPSPTPSVNPTTNATINATTTGPTTAVVPTGNSTVTNVTSMSSTAAPAPSPSPSPSPSKSSTFDGASFIGGIVLVLGLQAVIFFLYKFCRSKDRNYHTL; this comes from the exons ATGTTTTGGAGGCTTTTCTTCGTGACAATATTACTAGCCCTCTTCGGATCGTTGACAAGCCAGGGATTTACGCAGG ATGAAGACTGTAGTTTATTGAAATCCTGTGAAGCATGTGGAAATGTGACTCACTGCCAGTGGATGCAGTGTTCAG ATGAGCCaaagtttttatgttttaatggcAGTGCTGAGAACCAAACGCAAACCAGCTGCTTCAGTGTGAACTGCACCAGTAC CCCGAGCCCGAGCCCGAGCCCGAGCC CGACCCCGTCAGTGAACCCCACCACAAATGCTACCATCAATG ctaCCACAACAGGCCCAACCACAGCAGTTGTTCCGACTGGAAACAGCACAGTCACAA ATGTCACGTCCATGTCTTCTACTGCTGCTCCTGCTCCTTCACCTTCTCCTTCTCCATCTCCATCTAAATCATCCACATTTGATGGCGCCAGTTTCATCGGTGGAATTGTGTTAGTCCTTGGCCTTCAAGCGGTCATCTTTTTCCTTTACAAGTTCTGCAGATCCAAGGATCGCAACTACCACACCCTGTAA